The DNA window GCCATCGTGTGCTCACTGGCCATCTGCCAGGTGTTTCGATCAGCCACAACCACCTGCGCCCGGGCGATTGCCTGTGGACGCCGGCCGATTGGGCGTGGATCGGCGGGCTGTTTGATGTGCTGATGCCGGGGCTGGCGCTTGGCATTCCTGTGGTCGCGGCGCGGTTGGACAAATTCACGCCGGAGGCTTGCGCCGGCATCGTGGCGCGCGGCGATGTGCGCAACGTGTTCTTTCCCCCCACAGCCCTGCGCATGTTGAAAGCGGCGGGGCAGGGGCTCGACGGTCTGCGCTCGGTTGCCTCTGGTGGAGAGCCCCTGGGCGCGGAGATGCTCGCTTGGGGCGAACGTTCCTTTGGGCTGACGATCAACGAATTCTACGGCCAGACCGAATGCAACATGACGGTGTCGTCCTGTGGTGTGGATTTCCCGGTTCTGCCCGGTTGCATCGGCAAGCCGGTGCCGGGGCATGAGGTTGCGGTGATCGACGAGGATGGCAAACCAACGAATGAAGAGGGCGATGTGGCGGTCCGGCGCGGCTCGGCCTCGATGCTGCTGGAATACTGGAAACGGCCCCGGGAAACGGCGGAGAAGTTCCGGGGCGAGTGGCTGATCACCGGCGACCGCGGTGTGTGGGACGGTGAATATCTGCGCTTTGTGGGGCGCGATGATGATGTCATCACCTCGGCCGGCTACCGCATCGGCCCGGCTGAGATCGAAGATTGCCTGCTGACCCATCCGGGCGTGGCCACCGTGGGTGTGGTCGGCAAACCCGACCCGCTGCGTACCGAGATCGTCAAGGCCTATGTGGTGCGCAAAGAAGGGGCTGAAGTCAGCGCCGAGGAGTTGCAGGCCTGGGTCAA is part of the Falsiruegeria litorea R37 genome and encodes:
- a CDS encoding AMP-binding protein is translated as MTFAERIPGLTEAGSWDIPDRLNMARQCLSQDADQVAIIDLTGTDRRDVSFGELADRVDGLARALMAQVRPGDRVGVLLSQSPWCAAAHLAIWKIGAISVPLFKLFKRDALASRVGDAGAKLVLTDAEGAVLLGDLATPLMVAEIGQHGAPVDFVDTGPEDPAVLIYTSGTTGTPKGALHGHRVLTGHLPGVSISHNHLRPGDCLWTPADWAWIGGLFDVLMPGLALGIPVVAARLDKFTPEACAGIVARGDVRNVFFPPTALRMLKAAGQGLDGLRSVASGGEPLGAEMLAWGERSFGLTINEFYGQTECNMTVSSCGVDFPVLPGCIGKPVPGHEVAVIDEDGKPTNEEGDVAVRRGSASMLLEYWKRPRETAEKFRGEWLITGDRGVWDGEYLRFVGRDDDVITSAGYRIGPAEIEDCLLTHPGVATVGVVGKPDPLRTEIVKAYVVRKEGAEVSAEELQAWVKDRLAQYSYPREIAFLEALPMTVTGKVIRKELKARAAGERVK